A part of Pseudomonadota bacterium genomic DNA contains:
- a CDS encoding FHA domain-containing protein yields MHRRKTARASIAPDREGPLSPYGIFFIIRPDKVRESFEIPTASISVGSDPQNALTLAHPDVAPVHARVECRQGSAVITDVSGSGGVFVNQTRVGEQQLRQGDVVKIGPYFLVYHPPGAASAGPVAAGSGAYAAPVGAGPAGGASMPPAGGSGGFAAPSASGAGPRPEGNVPPAAQPSASASGATPPAGGGRPLSPAPTHLPSVVAGQVNQQRLQPDQVVRIGRDPANTIVVPSLQASRFHAELLSRGGAFAIRDLGSTNGTFVNGQRIAPQTPVQLVRGAVIKISEHTFFFDGQQLEHYSEAGNARLDAIGLRRVVAGGQLLLRDISLSIQPREFVAVVGGSGAGKSTLVNALSGFRPADQGTVLLNGLDYYANIEAFRTALGYVPQDDIIHPELTAHRALHYAALLRMPDDVDPHERDGRIEEVLRDLHLSERRDVPVSSLSGGQRKRVSIGVELLTRPRLFFLDEPTSGLDPGMELEAMKIFRHLADQGHTLIVITHATTNIMLCDRIAFLARGGYLAYFGPPKEALAYFGARDFPEIYLKLEREKTPEQWGDEFRRSQLHGQYVQSRLNEVQALASQAAANPRASLPASASAPTRQGSGVRQLQILMQRYLDIITRDRTNLGVLFAQAPVLALVLLVVVWGKDNLFIARSAKELGTAQKFIFLLALFSLMCGTLNSVREIVKELPIYKRERSVNLRIFPYLMSKFLVLSAVSALQSLAFTFIVFSYLQKPDVDGFMGQMFMVLWMTNLGGVALGLAVSSVVPNQNLAMTLLPVVLLPQVVLAGILVPLEGDVSKLFPYLTILKWCGGMVGHLLSVHTWPSLMLVSPTRQIMQAPAPSAEVWDISLLPSDAGIGGIVGLGLYAAVCLGFATQMLKRRDKSKD; encoded by the coding sequence CGCGCCAGATCGGGAGGGGCCATTGAGCCCGTACGGCATCTTCTTCATCATCCGACCGGACAAGGTTCGCGAGAGCTTCGAGATCCCCACGGCGTCCATCTCGGTCGGCAGCGATCCGCAGAATGCCCTTACCCTCGCTCACCCTGATGTGGCGCCCGTCCATGCGCGGGTCGAGTGTCGCCAGGGTTCGGCGGTCATCACCGATGTGAGCGGCTCTGGGGGGGTCTTCGTCAACCAGACGCGTGTGGGGGAGCAGCAGCTGCGCCAGGGCGATGTGGTGAAGATCGGTCCCTACTTCCTGGTCTACCACCCGCCGGGCGCGGCCTCCGCGGGACCGGTTGCCGCGGGGAGCGGTGCGTATGCCGCGCCGGTCGGAGCGGGGCCAGCCGGCGGCGCCTCGATGCCGCCTGCGGGAGGGAGCGGCGGGTTTGCAGCGCCGTCTGCCTCGGGGGCCGGACCGCGTCCTGAGGGCAACGTACCGCCCGCTGCGCAGCCCTCGGCCTCTGCGAGCGGCGCTACGCCGCCGGCGGGTGGCGGGCGCCCGCTCTCGCCCGCGCCCACGCATCTGCCCTCGGTGGTCGCGGGTCAGGTCAACCAGCAGCGCCTGCAGCCTGATCAGGTTGTGCGCATCGGGCGCGACCCGGCCAACACCATCGTTGTGCCGAGCTTGCAGGCCTCTCGCTTCCACGCTGAGCTTCTCTCTCGCGGGGGGGCCTTTGCCATCCGCGATCTGGGGAGCACCAACGGCACCTTCGTCAATGGCCAGCGCATCGCGCCCCAGACCCCCGTGCAGCTGGTGCGCGGCGCCGTCATCAAGATCAGCGAGCACACCTTCTTCTTCGACGGACAGCAGCTCGAGCACTACAGCGAAGCCGGCAACGCCCGTCTCGACGCCATCGGTCTGCGTCGCGTCGTGGCGGGGGGGCAGCTGCTGCTGCGTGACATCTCGCTGTCGATACAGCCGCGCGAGTTCGTGGCGGTCGTGGGCGGCTCGGGGGCGGGAAAGTCGACGCTGGTGAATGCGCTCAGCGGCTTCCGGCCGGCCGATCAGGGCACGGTGCTGCTGAACGGCCTCGACTACTATGCAAACATCGAGGCCTTTCGCACCGCCCTCGGCTACGTTCCTCAAGATGACATCATCCATCCTGAGCTGACGGCCCACCGCGCCCTCCACTACGCGGCCCTGCTGCGCATGCCCGACGACGTCGATCCGCACGAGCGCGACGGCCGCATCGAGGAGGTGCTACGCGATCTGCATCTCAGCGAGCGCCGCGACGTGCCCGTCAGCAGCCTGTCTGGCGGTCAGCGCAAGCGCGTGAGCATCGGGGTCGAGCTGCTCACCCGTCCTCGCCTGTTCTTTCTCGACGAACCCACCAGTGGCCTCGACCCCGGCATGGAGCTCGAGGCGATGAAGATCTTCCGCCATCTGGCCGACCAGGGCCATACGCTGATCGTCATCACCCACGCCACCACGAACATCATGCTGTGCGACCGCATCGCCTTTCTCGCGCGTGGCGGTTATCTCGCCTACTTCGGCCCGCCCAAGGAGGCGCTCGCCTACTTCGGCGCGCGCGATTTCCCGGAGATCTATCTCAAGCTCGAGCGCGAGAAGACCCCCGAGCAGTGGGGCGATGAGTTCCGGCGCAGCCAGCTCCACGGTCAGTACGTGCAGTCCCGTCTCAATGAGGTGCAGGCGCTGGCTTCCCAGGCCGCGGCGAATCCACGCGCGTCGCTGCCGGCCTCGGCCAGCGCCCCCACCCGCCAGGGCTCCGGGGTGCGCCAGCTGCAGATCTTGATGCAGCGATATCTCGACATCATCACGCGCGATCGCACGAACCTGGGGGTTCTGTTCGCGCAGGCGCCCGTTCTCGCGCTGGTTCTGCTGGTCGTTGTCTGGGGCAAGGACAACCTGTTCATCGCCCGCAGCGCCAAGGAGCTCGGAACCGCGCAGAAGTTCATCTTTCTCCTGGCCCTGTTCTCGCTGATGTGCGGCACCCTCAACTCTGTTCGTGAGATCGTGAAGGAGCTGCCCATCTACAAGCGCGAGCGCTCGGTGAACCTGCGCATCTTTCCGTACCTGATGTCGAAGTTTCTCGTGCTCTCGGCTGTCTCGGCGCTGCAGAGCCTGGCGTTCACGTTCATCGTCTTCTCCTATCTGCAGAAGCCCGATGTCGACGGGTTCATGGGGCAGATGTTCATGGTCTTGTGGATGACGAACCTGGGGGGTGTCGCGCTTGGCCTCGCCGTGTCGTCGGTGGTGCCCAACCAGAACCTGGCCATGACCTTGCTGCCGGTGGTGCTTCTCCCCCAGGTGGTGCTGGCCGGCATTCTCGTACCCCTCGAGGGCGACGTGTCAAAGCTCTTTCCCTACCTGACCATCTTGAAGTGGTGCGGCGGCATGGTGGGGCACCTGCTCTCTGTCCATACCTGGCCTTCCCTCATGCTCGTCAGCCCGACGCGTCAGATCATGCAGGCGCCGGCGCCCTCCGCCGAGGTGTGGGACATCTCGCTGCTTCCCAGCGACGCCGGCATCGGCGGTATTGTGGGGCTAGGGCTCTACGCGGCGGTGTGCCTGGGATTCGCCACGCAGATGCTCAAGCGGCGCGACAAGAGCAAGGACTAA